The Halosimplex litoreum genome has a window encoding:
- a CDS encoding formylglycine-generating enzyme family protein: MSDDRACCSPDRGADDTPEPDADPATPEATDDEWRTEPATDDDPRTDRTVRVDAGTFRMGTDSEVGFPEDGEGPAREVRTDAYYVDRYAVTNADFLEFVRETGHTTDAEHFGWSFVFENFVAEADREHVRDRVPGAEWWVAVASADWFHPRGPGSSVVADDLLAHPVTHVSYRDAAAYADWAGKRLPTEAEWERAARGGRDGTRFPWGDELEPDGEHRCNVWQGEFPERNTAADGYRATAPVDAFDPNGSGLYNVCGNVWEWCRDWFDAEYHTTAAYDPENPTGPAEGDERVMRGGSHLCHESWCNRYRLAARSKNDSDSSTGNIGFRCVVDAA; encoded by the coding sequence GTGAGCGACGACCGCGCGTGCTGTAGCCCCGACCGCGGAGCCGACGACACTCCCGAACCGGACGCCGACCCCGCGACTCCCGAGGCGACCGACGACGAGTGGCGCACAGAGCCGGCTACCGACGACGACCCGCGCACCGACCGGACGGTCCGCGTCGACGCCGGGACCTTCCGGATGGGCACCGACTCGGAGGTGGGCTTCCCCGAGGACGGCGAGGGGCCGGCCCGCGAGGTACGGACCGACGCCTACTACGTCGACCGCTACGCCGTCACGAACGCCGATTTCCTCGAATTCGTCCGCGAGACGGGTCACACGACCGACGCCGAGCACTTTGGCTGGTCGTTCGTCTTCGAGAACTTCGTCGCCGAAGCCGACCGCGAACACGTCCGCGACCGCGTCCCCGGCGCGGAGTGGTGGGTCGCCGTCGCGAGCGCCGACTGGTTCCACCCCCGGGGCCCGGGTTCGAGCGTCGTCGCCGACGACCTGTTGGCCCACCCGGTCACGCACGTCTCCTACCGCGACGCGGCGGCCTACGCCGACTGGGCGGGCAAGCGCCTGCCGACGGAAGCCGAGTGGGAGCGGGCCGCCCGCGGCGGTCGCGACGGGACGCGGTTCCCCTGGGGCGACGAGCTGGAGCCCGACGGCGAGCACCGCTGTAACGTCTGGCAGGGGGAGTTCCCCGAGCGCAACACGGCCGCCGACGGCTACCGCGCGACCGCGCCGGTCGACGCCTTCGACCCCAACGGGTCGGGCCTCTACAACGTCTGTGGCAACGTCTGGGAGTGGTGTCGCGACTGGTTCGACGCCGAGTATCACACGACTGCGGCCTACGACCCGGAGAACCCGACCGGGCCCGCCGAGGGCGACGAGCGGGTGATGCGCGGCGGCTCCCATCTCTGTCACGAGTCGTGGTGCAACCGCTATCGGCTGGCCGCCCGGTCGAAGAACGACTCCGACAGCTCGACGGGCAACATCGGCTTCCGGTGCGTCGTCGACGCGGCCTGA
- a CDS encoding alpha/beta hydrolase, with product MQPDPDPSPDASRRRLLRAVAGLTVAGGLAGCNQSGDGTDGSPAPAESDTSAQSATTAATTAPPTDPPTATVTPTPTQTATAAPTPASRSVAREFVAHLRAGEFDAAHAMGTGELASTLPQSTLERLWLGLLAQHGAVESTGSVETTTRDGSTVFVVPVDCAEGSARVELGVDAEGRVGGLWFPAEYRSPDYVEDAAFTERTLALEPEGCTLPATLTVPAGAGGGSGTATATDSSTVPGVVLVHGSGAHDRDETIGPNKPFRDVAQGLATRGVAVLRYAKRTYACDVPRDEWAIDDIVVDDAVHALGVLREQPEVDPERTAVAGHSVGAACAPRIAERDGRVAGAAVLAGNARPFTEVYPPQVRHIFEVQGGLSAREQQQLAAVKQLMTAVENGSVADGRPIGPLPGVWWKTFSEYDQVATANRIDAALLFAHGGRDFQVPIDPAMTGWRDGLDDSSAARFERYPDLSHLFQPGAEPSLQTEYTFADNVARELVVDLADWTTGL from the coding sequence ATGCAGCCCGACCCTGATCCCTCCCCGGACGCCTCGCGCAGACGACTCCTCCGCGCGGTCGCCGGCCTCACCGTCGCCGGCGGTCTCGCCGGATGCAACCAGAGCGGCGACGGCACCGACGGCTCGCCCGCTCCAGCCGAGAGCGATACGTCCGCCCAGAGCGCGACGACCGCGGCGACGACCGCGCCGCCGACCGACCCCCCGACGGCGACAGTCACGCCGACCCCCACGCAGACCGCGACGGCCGCGCCGACGCCGGCCAGTCGGTCCGTCGCTCGCGAATTCGTCGCCCACCTCCGGGCCGGCGAGTTCGACGCCGCCCACGCCATGGGGACCGGCGAGCTCGCGTCGACTCTCCCGCAGTCGACCCTCGAACGGCTCTGGCTCGGCCTGCTGGCCCAGCACGGCGCCGTCGAGTCGACGGGGTCCGTCGAAACGACGACCCGTGACGGCTCGACGGTGTTCGTCGTCCCCGTCGACTGCGCGGAAGGGTCGGCACGGGTCGAACTCGGCGTCGACGCCGAGGGCCGCGTCGGTGGTCTGTGGTTCCCCGCCGAGTACCGCTCGCCCGACTACGTCGAGGACGCGGCGTTCACCGAGCGGACGCTGGCCCTCGAACCCGAGGGCTGTACGCTCCCGGCGACGCTGACGGTCCCCGCCGGCGCGGGCGGCGGTTCCGGGACGGCGACCGCGACGGACTCCAGTACGGTCCCGGGCGTCGTCCTCGTCCACGGCAGCGGCGCCCACGACCGCGACGAGACGATCGGCCCGAACAAACCGTTCCGCGACGTCGCCCAGGGACTCGCCACCCGCGGCGTCGCGGTGCTGCGCTACGCCAAGCGCACCTACGCCTGTGACGTGCCCCGCGACGAGTGGGCCATCGACGACATCGTCGTCGACGACGCCGTCCACGCACTGGGCGTCCTCCGCGAGCAACCCGAGGTCGACCCAGAGCGGACCGCCGTCGCGGGCCACAGCGTCGGCGCGGCCTGCGCGCCCCGGATCGCCGAGCGCGACGGACGGGTCGCCGGCGCGGCCGTCCTCGCCGGCAACGCCCGCCCGTTCACCGAGGTGTATCCCCCGCAAGTGCGACACATCTTCGAGGTGCAGGGCGGGCTCTCCGCCCGCGAGCAACAGCAGCTCGCCGCGGTGAAACAGCTGATGACTGCCGTCGAGAACGGGTCCGTCGCCGACGGCCGTCCCATCGGGCCACTGCCGGGGGTCTGGTGGAAGACCTTCTCCGAGTACGACCAGGTCGCGACCGCGAACCGGATCGACGCCGCCCTCCTGTTCGCCCACGGCGGGCGGGACTTCCAGGTCCCGATCGACCCGGCGATGACGGGCTGGCGGGACGGACTGGACGACTCCAGTGCGGCCCGCTTCGAGCGGTACCCCGACCTGTCGCACCTGTTCCAGCCCGGCGCCGAGCCGTCGCTGCAGACGGAGTACACCTTCGCCGACAACGTCGCCCGCGAACTGGTCGTCGACCTCGCCGACTGGACGACCGGACTGTAG